The DNA sequence CCTGCCGCGAGGGCCTGTCTGACCTGCACACCCAACGAAATGCTCTTGAGTGCCTCCGACCACACCTTGTAGGCATTGCGGGTATCGTAGAGAATGTCTCCTTCACTGAACGAGAACGCCGATCCCTGTGTCCAGACCAGGGCCAAATGGCCATCAACGATACGTTCCGTGAGACGAATGTCGAGGGAATCGTTGAAGCACTTTGGCACACACATAAACCACCCTTCAGCGTATTCAGCTTCGGCTGGTTTGAGCAACTGGGTCAGTCGCTTCTGGCGGCGGATTGAAGCATCCTCGGTGAGACGTTGCAGGATATCAAGTGCTTCTTGGTTCATGTGATCCTCTCCAGAAGAACCCTTTTCAGTTTTTTGACTTTCTCTTGGGCGCGGGCCACTTCGCTCTGAGCCTCCGCAATCTCTTTGCACGCCTGATGTATTCCGGCCTGTTTAGCCCATTCGGCAACGCGCTGCATATCTGTAACTTGCTCTGGGTTTGCGAGCATCTTGGCGTCGCCTGCAAGCAAGGCAATTCGGTGCTTGCAGAGGT is a window from the Desulfovibrionales bacterium genome containing:
- a CDS encoding SWIM zinc finger domain-containing protein, encoding MVTLTAKSSSGGTYQVTFAMEGERFSARCTCKAGIMGNLCKHRIALLAGDAKMLANPEQVTDMQRVAEWAKQAGIHQACKEIAEAQSEVARAQEKVKKLKRVLLERIT